One Aphelocoma coerulescens isolate FSJ_1873_10779 chromosome 5, UR_Acoe_1.0, whole genome shotgun sequence DNA segment encodes these proteins:
- the WEE1 gene encoding wee1-like protein kinase isoform X1, with product MSFLSLQRAAPPRRVSARRAAAPIRQKLLFLSGHSDCEEEEEEEEEEGCGSSSANSTGEDSAFQEADSPLSAARTPARSDPPLLEEEEEEEEMEPAAAPLPDEGDSWEEEGFGSSPVKSPGAYFLLDSPSPLAPHKSRRCCERSPPHSAAGGYLGARGEEPGSPLPDYPGTPPHKTLRKLRLFDTPHTPKSLLSKAQGLGSSSVKLRGGSLFMNVGKSEKQEEDFRQTPHVNINPFTPDSMFLHNSEGKCRRRKRIHWNDSCGEDMEPSDGEPEEETMRPAKRITITESNMKSRYATEFHELEKIGSGEFGSVFKCVKRLDGCIYAIKRSKKPLAGSVDEQNALREVYAHAVLGQHSHVVRYYSAWAEDDHMLIQNEYCNGGSLADAISENYRNMRYFSEPELKDLLLQVARGLKYIHSMSLVHMDIKPSNIFISRTSVPSITSEEGDDDDWSSDRVIFKIGDLGHVTRVSSPQVEEGDSRFLANEVLQENYTHLPKADIFALALTVVCAAGAEPLPTNGDQWHEIRQGKLPRLPQVLSQELLDLLKVMINPDPEKRPSAVALVKHSVLLSAAKKSAEQLRIELNAEKFKNSLLQKELKKAQMAKAAAEERALFTDRMTTRSTTQNRPSRLVGKKMNRSMSLTIY from the exons ATGAGCTTCCTCAGCCTGCAGCGGGCGGCGCCGCCGCGGCGCGTATCGGCCCGGCGGGCGGCGGCCCCGATCCGGCAGAAGCTGCTGTTCCTGAGCGGCCACAGCGACtgcgaggaggaggaagaagaggaggaggaggaaggctgcggcagcagcagcgccaaCAGCACCGGCGAGGACTCGGCGTTCCAGGAGGCGGACTCGCCGCTCTCGGCCGCGCGCACCCCGGCGCGGAGCGACCCGCccctgctggaggaggaggaggaggaggaggagatggaacCGGCGGCGGCACCGCTGCCGGACGAGGGGGACTCGTGGGAGGAGGAGGGCTTCGGCTCCTCGCCGGTCAAGTCGCCCGGAGCCTACTTCCTGCTCGACTCGCCCTCGCCGCTGGCCCCGCACAAGAGCCGGCGCTGCTGCGAGCGCTCCCCGCCGCACTCGGCGGCCGGCGGGTATCTTGGGGCGCGGGGCGAGGAGCCCGGCTCGCCGCTGCCCGACTACCCGGGCACGCCGCCGCACAAGACCCTGCGCAAGCTGCGGCTGTTCGACACGCCGCACACGCCCAAG agtTTGCTTTCTAAAGCACAAGGTTTAGGCTCCAGCTCAGTCAAACTTCGAGGGGGCTCGCTGTTCATGAATGTTGGGAAGTCAGAGAAGCAAGAAGAAGATTTTAGACAAACACCTCATGTGAACATCAATCCCTTCACTCCTGATTCCATGTTCCTTCACAACTCTGAAGGCAAATGTCGTAGGAGGAAGAGGATACATTGGAATGA CTCTTGTGGAGAGGACATGGAACCAAGTGATGGAGAGCCTGAAGAGGAGACCATGAGACCTGCTAAA AGGATAACAATAACAGAAAGTAACATGAAGTCACGGTATGCAACCGAATTCCATGAGCTGGAGAAGATTGGATCTGGTGAATTCGGTTCTGTGTTTAAATGTGTGAAGAGGTTGGATGGCTGCATCTATGCAATAAAGCGATCCAAGAAACCCTTGGCTGGCTCAGTGGACGA GCAGAATGCTTTGAGAGAGGTCTATGCACATGCAGTTCTGGGACAGCATTCTCATGTAGTGAGGTACTACTCTGCATGGGCAGAAGATGATCACATGCTTATACAGAATGAATACTGCAATG GTGGCAGTTTAGCAGATGCCATAAGTGAAAATTACAGGAATATGCGTTATTTTTCTGAACCAGAGCTGAAGGATCTGCTGCTTCAAGTGGCTCGAGGTTTAAAGTACATTCATTCAATGTCCCTGGTACACATGGATATCAAACCTA GTAATATTTTCATATCTAGGACATCAGTCCCTAGTATAACTTCAGAGGAAGGCGATGATGATGACTGGTCATCTGATAGAGTCATATTTAAAATAG gTGACCTGGGCCATGTAACTCGAGTCTCTAGTCCTCAGGTGGAGGAAGGTGACAGCCGTTTCCTTGCGAATGAAGTCCTACAAGAG aacTACACTCACTTGCCGAAAGCAGATATTTTTGCTCTTGCTCTGACtgttgtctgtgctgctggggctgaacCACTTCCAACTAATGGGGACCAATGGCATGAAATTCGGCAAGGAAAACTACCTAGACTACCACAAGTGCTTTCTCAAGAGCTACTAGACTTACTAAAA GTTATGATTAATCCCGATCCTGAGAAAAGGCCTTCAGCTGTGGCTCTGGTCAAACATTCAGTGCTTCTCTCTGCCGCAAAAAAGAGCGCGGAGCAGCTCCGGATAGAGCTGAATGCTGAAAAATTCAAGAACTCGCTCTTGCAGAA AGAGCTGAAGAAGGCCCAGATGGCGAAGGCTGCGGCCGAGGAACGGGCGCTGTTCACTGACAGAATGACCACGAGATCGACAACGCAGAACCGACCATCCCGGCTCGTGGGGAAGAAGATGAACCGCTCCATGAGTCTCACCATATACTGA
- the WEE1 gene encoding wee1-like protein kinase isoform X2 — protein MSFLSLQRAAPPRRVSARRAAAPIRQKLLFLSGHSDCEEEEEEEEEEGCGSSSANSTGEDSAFQEADSPLSAARTPARSDPPLLEEEEEEEEMEPAAAPLPDEGDSWEEEGFGSSPVKSPGAYFLLDSPSPLAPHKSRRCCERSPPHSAAGGYLGARGEEPGSPLPDYPGTPPHKTLRKLRLFDTPHTPKSLLSKAQGLGSSSVKLRGGSLFMNVGKSEKQEEDFRQTPHVNINPFTPDSMFLHNSEGKCRRRKRIHWNDSCGEDMEPSDGEPEEETMRPAKRITITESNMKSRYATEFHELEKIGSGEFGSVFKCVKRLDGCIYAIKRSKKPLAGSVDEQNALREVYAHAVLGQHSHVVRYYSAWAEDDHMLIQNEYCNGGSLADAISENYRNMRYFSEPELKDLLLQVARGLKYIHSMSLVHMDIKPSNIFISRTSVPSITSEEGDDDDWSSDRVIFKIGDLGHVTRVSSPQVEEGDSRFLANEVLQENYTHLPKADIFALALTVVCAAGAEPLPTNGDQWHEIRQGKLPRLPQVLSQELLDLLKVMINPDPEKRPSAVALVKHSVLLSAAKKSAEQLRIELNAEKFKNSLLQKGRKNSRFLGKNSRLLGKSGRML, from the exons ATGAGCTTCCTCAGCCTGCAGCGGGCGGCGCCGCCGCGGCGCGTATCGGCCCGGCGGGCGGCGGCCCCGATCCGGCAGAAGCTGCTGTTCCTGAGCGGCCACAGCGACtgcgaggaggaggaagaagaggaggaggaggaaggctgcggcagcagcagcgccaaCAGCACCGGCGAGGACTCGGCGTTCCAGGAGGCGGACTCGCCGCTCTCGGCCGCGCGCACCCCGGCGCGGAGCGACCCGCccctgctggaggaggaggaggaggaggaggagatggaacCGGCGGCGGCACCGCTGCCGGACGAGGGGGACTCGTGGGAGGAGGAGGGCTTCGGCTCCTCGCCGGTCAAGTCGCCCGGAGCCTACTTCCTGCTCGACTCGCCCTCGCCGCTGGCCCCGCACAAGAGCCGGCGCTGCTGCGAGCGCTCCCCGCCGCACTCGGCGGCCGGCGGGTATCTTGGGGCGCGGGGCGAGGAGCCCGGCTCGCCGCTGCCCGACTACCCGGGCACGCCGCCGCACAAGACCCTGCGCAAGCTGCGGCTGTTCGACACGCCGCACACGCCCAAG agtTTGCTTTCTAAAGCACAAGGTTTAGGCTCCAGCTCAGTCAAACTTCGAGGGGGCTCGCTGTTCATGAATGTTGGGAAGTCAGAGAAGCAAGAAGAAGATTTTAGACAAACACCTCATGTGAACATCAATCCCTTCACTCCTGATTCCATGTTCCTTCACAACTCTGAAGGCAAATGTCGTAGGAGGAAGAGGATACATTGGAATGA CTCTTGTGGAGAGGACATGGAACCAAGTGATGGAGAGCCTGAAGAGGAGACCATGAGACCTGCTAAA AGGATAACAATAACAGAAAGTAACATGAAGTCACGGTATGCAACCGAATTCCATGAGCTGGAGAAGATTGGATCTGGTGAATTCGGTTCTGTGTTTAAATGTGTGAAGAGGTTGGATGGCTGCATCTATGCAATAAAGCGATCCAAGAAACCCTTGGCTGGCTCAGTGGACGA GCAGAATGCTTTGAGAGAGGTCTATGCACATGCAGTTCTGGGACAGCATTCTCATGTAGTGAGGTACTACTCTGCATGGGCAGAAGATGATCACATGCTTATACAGAATGAATACTGCAATG GTGGCAGTTTAGCAGATGCCATAAGTGAAAATTACAGGAATATGCGTTATTTTTCTGAACCAGAGCTGAAGGATCTGCTGCTTCAAGTGGCTCGAGGTTTAAAGTACATTCATTCAATGTCCCTGGTACACATGGATATCAAACCTA GTAATATTTTCATATCTAGGACATCAGTCCCTAGTATAACTTCAGAGGAAGGCGATGATGATGACTGGTCATCTGATAGAGTCATATTTAAAATAG gTGACCTGGGCCATGTAACTCGAGTCTCTAGTCCTCAGGTGGAGGAAGGTGACAGCCGTTTCCTTGCGAATGAAGTCCTACAAGAG aacTACACTCACTTGCCGAAAGCAGATATTTTTGCTCTTGCTCTGACtgttgtctgtgctgctggggctgaacCACTTCCAACTAATGGGGACCAATGGCATGAAATTCGGCAAGGAAAACTACCTAGACTACCACAAGTGCTTTCTCAAGAGCTACTAGACTTACTAAAA GTTATGATTAATCCCGATCCTGAGAAAAGGCCTTCAGCTGTGGCTCTGGTCAAACATTCAGTGCTTCTCTCTGCCGCAAAAAAGAGCGCGGAGCAGCTCCGGATAGAGCTGAATGCTGAAAAATTCAAGAACTCGCTCTTGCAGAA AGGAAGGAAGAATTCAAGATTTCTAGGCAAGAATTCAAGACTTCTAGGGAAGAGTGGAAGGATGTTGTAA